One Novosphingobium sp. EMRT-2 DNA segment encodes these proteins:
- a CDS encoding endonuclease domain-containing protein gives MKRHEGTRTRARELRREMTEPERRLWQIVRAGRLGFKFQRQVVLAPYIADFAARSERLVIEIDGETHGSNTAYDARRTADLEARGYRVLRFTNTEVMTNPEGVARTILMALGRDPESPLSPTLSP, from the coding sequence ATGAAGCGGCACGAGGGCACGCGAACCCGGGCGCGGGAATTGCGGCGCGAGATGACCGAGCCGGAACGCCGGCTGTGGCAGATCGTTCGCGCCGGTCGTCTCGGCTTCAAGTTTCAGCGACAGGTCGTGCTTGCGCCGTATATCGCCGACTTCGCCGCGCGCTCGGAACGGCTGGTCATCGAGATCGACGGGGAAACCCACGGTTCGAACACCGCATACGACGCGCGGCGAACGGCCGACCTGGAGGCGCGCGGCTACCGGGTGCTCCGGTTCACCAACACGGAAGTCATGACCAATCCCGAAGGCGTCGCGCGGACGATCCTGATGGCTCTGGGGCGGGATCCGGAAAGCCCCCTCTCCCCAACCCTCTCCCCCTGA
- the dnaG gene encoding DNA primase: protein MSLSPQWLDELRARISLSGVIGRTVRVQKAGREFKACCPFHNEKTPSFTINDEKGFYHCFGCGAHGDVIRWMTDHQGLPFMDAVKELAVEAGMEVPAPDPRMAQRAEQQKSLHDVMAAAQDFFVRSLHEERGADARRYLASRGFPERIVRDFGFGFAPDSRTALKEALSAFPDAMLIEAGLRIVVDGRDPYDRFRGRLMLPILDPRGRVIAFGGRILSAEKTDAPKYLNSPDTPLFDKGRTVYNLHRAAPAARNAGRIVVVEGYMDVVALAAAGITEAVAPLGTALTERQIERLWRVVECPTLCFDGDAAGQRAAMRAITRALPLLRPGQSLRIVTLPGGMDPDDVVKRDGPQAMEALLGEARSLIDVLWAAERDALPLTTPEDKAGLKARLMAHCDTIQHPDIKALYRRDLNERFGELAFARKERAPFQPRQGGGPAPRGKGQPWKPAPPPLPAEQANRLQQRVGTRDRLIAAVIAGLVEQPDLIAAHAESLARLHPAEADMAATLDALLVLADSPGPSGAALESEHIRTILQERRLRTPTATDFGEIRFGFLAKREGSAGELADAIALLVELPEVESALEEANRRYQAELTPETEAEKERLRERRLALFARLGQMGRVRASL, encoded by the coding sequence ATGAGCCTATCCCCGCAATGGCTGGACGAGTTGCGCGCCCGCATTTCGCTTTCGGGCGTGATCGGGCGGACGGTGCGCGTGCAGAAGGCGGGGCGGGAGTTCAAGGCGTGCTGTCCGTTCCATAACGAAAAGACGCCCAGCTTCACGATCAACGACGAAAAGGGCTTCTACCACTGCTTCGGCTGCGGTGCGCACGGGGACGTGATCCGCTGGATGACCGATCACCAGGGCCTGCCCTTCATGGATGCGGTGAAGGAGCTGGCGGTTGAGGCCGGCATGGAAGTGCCCGCACCCGATCCGCGCATGGCGCAGCGCGCGGAGCAGCAGAAATCGCTGCACGACGTGATGGCGGCGGCGCAGGATTTCTTCGTGCGCAGCCTGCACGAGGAGCGTGGCGCGGACGCGCGGCGCTATCTCGCTTCGCGCGGGTTTCCCGAACGGATCGTGCGCGATTTCGGCTTCGGCTTCGCGCCGGACAGCCGCACCGCGCTGAAGGAGGCGCTTTCCGCCTTTCCCGATGCCATGCTGATCGAGGCCGGCCTGCGCATCGTGGTGGATGGCCGCGATCCCTATGACCGGTTCCGGGGACGGCTGATGCTGCCGATCCTCGATCCGCGCGGGCGGGTAATCGCGTTTGGCGGGCGCATCCTCAGCGCCGAAAAGACAGACGCGCCCAAGTACCTCAATTCGCCCGACACGCCGCTGTTCGACAAGGGCCGCACGGTTTACAACCTGCATCGCGCCGCGCCGGCCGCGCGCAATGCCGGGCGGATCGTCGTCGTCGAAGGCTACATGGACGTGGTGGCGCTGGCGGCGGCGGGGATCACCGAGGCGGTCGCGCCGCTGGGCACCGCGCTAACGGAACGCCAGATAGAACGGCTGTGGCGCGTGGTCGAATGCCCGACGCTGTGCTTCGATGGCGATGCCGCGGGGCAACGCGCGGCGATGCGGGCGATCACCCGCGCCCTGCCCCTGCTCCGCCCCGGCCAAAGCCTGCGCATCGTTACCCTGCCCGGCGGCATGGACCCGGACGACGTGGTCAAGCGCGACGGGCCGCAGGCGATGGAAGCCCTGCTGGGCGAGGCACGGAGCCTGATCGACGTGCTGTGGGCCGCCGAACGCGATGCCCTGCCGCTGACGACGCCCGAGGACAAGGCCGGGCTGAAGGCGCGGCTGATGGCGCATTGCGACACCATCCAGCACCCGGACATCAAAGCGCTCTACCGCCGCGATCTCAACGAGCGGTTCGGCGAACTCGCCTTCGCCCGCAAGGAACGCGCGCCGTTCCAGCCCCGCCAGGGCGGCGGCCCCGCACCGCGCGGCAAAGGGCAGCCGTGGAAACCCGCGCCGCCGCCCTTGCCCGCCGAACAGGCGAACCGCCTGCAACAGCGGGTGGGCACGCGCGACCGGCTGATCGCCGCCGTGATCGCCGGGCTGGTCGAGCAGCCCGATCTTATCGCGGCCCATGCCGAAAGCCTCGCGCGACTGCATCCGGCGGAAGCGGACATGGCGGCCACGCTCGATGCCTTGCTGGTGCTGGCCGATTCGCCCGGCCCATCGGGCGCCGCTCTTGAAAGCGAACATATCCGGACCATATTGCAGGAGCGGCGTCTGCGCACGCCGACCGCAACGGATTTTGGTGAGATTCGATTCGGCTTTCTCGCGAAGCGGGAAGGCAGCGCCGGGGAATTGGCCGACGCGATTGCGCTTCTGGTGGAGCTTCCGGAGGTGGAATCGGCGCTGGAAGAGGCCAATCGGCGCTATCAGGCCGAACTTACCCCCGAAACCGAAGCGGAAAAAGAACGTTTGCGCGAACGAAGGCTGGCCTTGTTTGCCCGGTTGGGGCAAATGGGTCGCGTTCGTGCTTCGTTATAA
- a CDS encoding GatB/YqeY domain-containing protein gives MIRDSIKAAQVSAMKAGDKARLAAVRLILAKLKDKDIELRTAASIPDDDVVVVDVLQKMAKQRRESITLYEQGGRQELAEVEKAELVVIEEFLPAQMSDDDAKAAISAIIAETGAVGMKDMGKVVAALKAKHGSQLDMGKASGLVKAALAG, from the coding sequence ATGATCCGCGACTCGATCAAGGCCGCGCAGGTTTCGGCCATGAAGGCGGGCGACAAGGCCCGTCTTGCCGCCGTCCGCCTCATCCTTGCCAAGCTGAAGGACAAGGACATCGAACTGCGCACCGCCGCTTCCATCCCCGACGACGACGTGGTCGTGGTCGACGTGCTGCAGAAGATGGCCAAGCAGCGCCGCGAATCGATCACGCTCTACGAACAGGGCGGCCGGCAAGAACTGGCCGAGGTGGAGAAGGCCGAACTCGTGGTGATCGAGGAATTCCTCCCCGCGCAGATGAGCGACGATGACGCGAAGGCCGCGATCTCCGCGATCATCGCCGAAACCGGCGCGGTCGGCATGAAGGACATGGGCAAGGTGGTGGCCGCGCTCAAGGCGAAGCACGGCAGCCAGCTCGACATGGGCAAGGCCAGCGGGCTGGTGAAGGCGGCGCTGGCGGGGTGA
- the carA gene encoding glutamine-hydrolyzing carbamoyl-phosphate synthase small subunit: MADPALSHAPQPEGATGVLVLADGSVAWGRGFGAVGSAVGEVCFNTAMTGYQEVMTDPSYAAQIVTFTFPHIGNVGTNAEDMESHDVPGAVGCVVREDVTAPASFRAQGTFPAWMEKHGKIGLAGIDTRALTRRIRLSGAPNAVIAHDPKGQFDIEALLEKARNWPGLEGMDLARIVTRDGQEEWQGSVWRLGQGYGRSPHDKRPHVVAMDFGAKDNIFRNLVKAGAGVTVVPAETSLETILALNPDGVFLSNGPGDPAATGAYAVPVIQALLERDVPIFGICLGHQMLGLAAGAKTVKMHQGHRGANHPVKRLEQGVVEITSMNHGFAVDNASLPANVIETHVSLFDGSNCGIAIAGKKAFGVQYHPEASPGPQDSFYLFEKFVGMLG, from the coding sequence ATGGCCGACCCCGCACTTTCGCACGCGCCTCAACCAGAAGGCGCGACGGGAGTCCTCGTGCTTGCGGATGGATCGGTCGCGTGGGGACGAGGCTTCGGCGCGGTCGGCTCGGCCGTGGGCGAGGTGTGCTTCAACACCGCGATGACCGGTTATCAGGAAGTGATGACCGATCCGTCCTACGCGGCGCAGATCGTCACCTTCACGTTCCCGCACATCGGCAATGTCGGCACCAATGCCGAGGACATGGAAAGCCATGACGTGCCCGGCGCCGTCGGCTGTGTGGTGCGCGAGGACGTGACCGCGCCCGCCAGCTTCCGTGCGCAGGGCACGTTCCCCGCGTGGATGGAAAAGCATGGCAAGATCGGCCTTGCCGGGATCGACACCCGCGCGCTGACCCGCCGCATTCGCCTGTCTGGCGCCCCCAACGCGGTGATCGCGCACGATCCCAAGGGGCAGTTCGATATCGAAGCGCTGCTGGAAAAGGCGCGCAACTGGCCGGGTCTTGAAGGCATGGACCTTGCCCGCATCGTCACGCGCGACGGGCAGGAGGAATGGCAGGGTTCGGTCTGGCGGCTGGGGCAGGGCTATGGCCGCTCCCCGCACGACAAGCGCCCGCACGTCGTCGCCATGGACTTCGGCGCGAAGGACAACATCTTCCGCAATCTGGTGAAGGCCGGCGCGGGGGTGACGGTGGTGCCGGCGGAAACCTCGCTCGAAACGATTCTGGCGCTCAATCCCGATGGCGTGTTCCTCTCGAATGGCCCTGGCGATCCGGCGGCGACCGGCGCCTATGCCGTGCCCGTGATCCAGGCGCTGCTGGAGCGCGACGTGCCGATCTTCGGCATCTGCCTTGGTCACCAGATGCTGGGGCTGGCCGCCGGCGCGAAGACGGTGAAGATGCACCAGGGCCACCGCGGCGCGAACCACCCGGTCAAGCGGCTGGAGCAGGGCGTGGTGGAGATCACCAGCATGAACCACGGCTTCGCGGTGGACAACGCCAGCCTGCCGGCGAACGTGATCGAAACCCACGTTTCGCTGTTCGACGGATCGAACTGCGGCATCGCCATCGCGGGCAAGAAGGCGTTCGGCGTGCAATACCACCCGGAAGCATCGCCGGGGCCGCAGGACAGCTTCTACCTGTTCGAGAAGTTCGTGGGGATGCTGGGATGA